The Pseudoalteromonas translucida KMM 520 genome has a window encoding:
- the grxC gene encoding glutaredoxin 3, giving the protein MSNVVLYTKAYCPFCQRARALLDSKGVQYTNFDIGVQPELRDEMIAKAGGASTVPQIFINDEHIGGCDDMMAIEAQGQLDKKLNATQNA; this is encoded by the coding sequence ATGAGTAATGTTGTTTTATACACCAAAGCGTATTGCCCTTTTTGTCAACGTGCTCGTGCACTTTTAGACAGTAAAGGCGTGCAATACACAAACTTTGATATTGGTGTACAGCCTGAACTGCGTGATGAAATGATCGCCAAAGCAGGCGGCGCAAGCACGGTACCGCAAATCTTTATTAATGATGAGCATATAGGTGGCTGCGACGACATGATGGCAATAGAAGCACAAGGTCAACTTGATAAAAAGCTAAATGCCACACAAAACGCTTAA
- the gpmM gene encoding 2,3-bisphosphoglycerate-independent phosphoglycerate mutase — protein MSEHKKPLVLMILDGWGYREDEQSNAILAANTPVLDELWATRPRTLISASGFDVGLPDGQMGNSEVGHVNLGAGRVVYQDFTRITKAINDGEFDSTPALVDNIDKAVNADKAVHIMGLLSPGGVHSHEDHIVASIELAAKRGAKEVYFHGFLDGRDTPPRSAKASIERIEAVFAKLQCGRLASLIGRYYAMDRDNRWNRVEKAYNLLTLAQGDFSFPTGVSALEAAYERDENDEFVAASTITPTGAEPVQINDGDTVIFANFRADRAREITRAFVEPNFDGFAKQKSPALSAFVMMTEYAADIDAPVAFGPTPLVNVLGEWFEKHGKTQLRISETEKYAHVTFFFSGGREDEFNGETRELIPSPQVATYDLQPEMNSEMLTDKLVAAIKSGKYDAIICNYPNGDMVGHSGVFSAAVKACEAVDHCIGRVVAALNEYGGEALITADHGNAEQMANLKTGQAHTAHTSEPVPFIYVGRDATPSEGKALSDVAPTMLHLMGMEQPTEMTGKPIMTLK, from the coding sequence ATGTCAGAGCATAAAAAACCACTGGTATTAATGATTTTAGATGGCTGGGGATACCGCGAAGATGAGCAAAGTAATGCGATTCTAGCTGCAAATACCCCTGTATTAGATGAATTATGGGCCACCCGCCCGCGCACATTAATTTCAGCTTCGGGTTTTGATGTAGGCCTTCCTGATGGTCAAATGGGCAACTCTGAAGTTGGCCACGTTAATTTAGGCGCTGGGCGCGTTGTTTATCAAGACTTTACTCGTATAACAAAAGCGATAAACGATGGCGAGTTTGACTCTACCCCTGCACTAGTCGATAACATAGATAAAGCCGTAAATGCAGATAAAGCCGTGCACATTATGGGGCTATTAAGCCCAGGCGGCGTACACAGCCACGAAGATCATATTGTGGCAAGTATTGAACTTGCTGCAAAACGCGGTGCAAAAGAGGTGTACTTTCATGGCTTTTTAGATGGCCGCGACACACCTCCACGCAGTGCAAAAGCTTCTATTGAACGCATTGAAGCGGTATTTGCAAAGCTACAATGTGGCCGCTTAGCATCGCTAATTGGCCGTTATTACGCAATGGACAGAGACAACCGCTGGAACCGCGTAGAAAAAGCCTATAACTTACTTACGTTAGCACAAGGCGACTTTAGCTTCCCTACTGGCGTAAGCGCACTTGAAGCCGCTTATGAGCGCGACGAAAACGATGAATTTGTAGCCGCAAGCACCATTACTCCTACAGGCGCAGAGCCGGTACAAATTAACGATGGCGACACGGTTATATTTGCTAACTTTAGAGCCGATCGCGCCCGTGAAATTACACGTGCATTTGTTGAGCCTAACTTTGACGGTTTTGCCAAACAAAAGTCGCCTGCCCTTAGCGCATTTGTAATGATGACCGAATACGCTGCAGATATAGACGCTCCAGTTGCATTTGGCCCTACGCCACTGGTAAACGTACTTGGCGAATGGTTTGAAAAACACGGTAAAACTCAACTACGTATTTCTGAAACTGAAAAATATGCTCACGTTACGTTTTTCTTTAGTGGTGGCCGCGAAGACGAATTTAACGGTGAAACCCGCGAACTTATTCCTTCACCTCAAGTTGCAACCTACGATTTGCAGCCCGAAATGAACTCAGAAATGCTTACCGACAAACTCGTTGCGGCAATTAAAAGTGGTAAATACGACGCTATTATTTGTAACTACCCTAACGGCGATATGGTGGGTCACTCTGGTGTATTTTCAGCGGCAGTTAAAGCCTGCGAAGCAGTTGATCACTGTATTGGTCGCGTAGTAGCAGCACTTAACGAATATGGCGGTGAAGCGCTTATTACTGCCGACCATGGTAATGCTGAGCAAATGGCCAACCTTAAAACAGGCCAAGCCCATACTGCACATACTAGCGAGCCAGTGCCATTTATTTACGTGGGCCGCGATGCAACACCTTCTGAGGGTAAAGCACTTAGCGATGTAGCGCCTACTATGCTGCACTTAATGGGCATGGAGCAGCCAACTGAAATGACAGGCAAACCTATCATGACGTTGAAATAA
- a CDS encoding alpha/beta fold hydrolase, whose protein sequence is MFYSSENELVNNQPSINDFYNNTLVKAYLNTPAGQLFYAYAKPEQAHTAIVISSGRIEGLDKYKELLWELYTNNFAVFIVDHQGQGRSYRHLANTHKGYVKCFTDYRHDLHLFNQQIVDNHWQGKKILLGHSMGGAIAFDYLAHFENSFSGLFLSAPMFDIHTKNTPKPLAKLIANAAVLFGFSQSYALGQNDYSPDEFALNTLTSSQVRYKFFRQTYQDPLLQLGGVTYGWLQAAFTFIASVDKLSINIPLFIASAERDEVVDNAAQDKLANRHNQAVIKSFAGAKHELLFERDEIRQPLLTSLYQFCE, encoded by the coding sequence ATGTTTTACAGTAGTGAAAACGAGCTTGTTAATAATCAACCCAGTATTAATGATTTTTATAACAACACCCTAGTTAAAGCCTATTTAAATACCCCTGCTGGGCAGTTATTTTATGCCTATGCAAAACCTGAACAGGCGCATACCGCTATTGTAATTAGCTCAGGGCGTATAGAAGGGCTTGATAAATACAAAGAGCTATTGTGGGAGCTGTACACTAATAATTTTGCCGTGTTTATTGTTGATCATCAAGGGCAAGGTCGCTCTTATCGACACTTAGCTAATACGCATAAAGGCTATGTAAAATGCTTTACTGATTATCGCCACGATCTGCATTTATTTAATCAACAAATTGTTGATAATCACTGGCAAGGCAAAAAAATACTGCTTGGCCACTCAATGGGCGGTGCAATTGCTTTTGACTATTTAGCCCACTTTGAAAATAGTTTTAGTGGGTTATTTTTATCGGCACCCATGTTTGACATTCACACTAAAAACACCCCAAAACCGTTGGCAAAATTGATTGCCAACGCAGCTGTGCTTTTCGGTTTTTCACAAAGTTATGCCCTTGGGCAAAACGATTACAGCCCAGATGAGTTTGCCTTAAATACATTAACTAGCAGCCAAGTGCGTTATAAATTTTTTAGGCAAACCTATCAAGATCCACTGTTGCAGCTTGGTGGCGTAACCTATGGCTGGCTACAAGCCGCATTTACCTTTATTGCATCGGTTGATAAGTTAAGTATTAATATTCCACTGTTTATAGCCAGCGCAGAGCGCGACGAAGTAGTAGATAACGCCGCGCAAGATAAACTGGCAAACCGACATAACCAAGCCGTAATAAAAAGCTTTGCCGGCGCTAAACACGAACTATTATTTGAACGTGATGAAATACGCCAGCCACTGCTAACAAGTTTGTACCAGTTTTGCGAATAG
- a CDS encoding murein hydrolase activator EnvC family protein, whose protein sequence is MHTCINSVTKLILILTFLATATAVANEDRTKKDLSEVQTALKQSQSEYNAQRKKIAKLQKNLQQHELDIAKNAKALNMAEQSVKKTEQQQQLQQQKADQLEQQHAQFQHALAAQLKSAYMAGGDDDYAKMLLNQEDTAKFERTLSYYNYLNKARIEQLEELKALQLQIAQNQAELAKTKQKLVNLHDEQKRRQTALVSAQSERQANLKNLQTQLNSTKSSINYLKENQQTLITTIEELEKEKNKKVELLGLNNSKGKLNWPSRGKLEHTFGQRKHGGIDWKGVLIGAKEGSNINSVHNGQVVFADWLKGYGWVIVVDHGEGFMSLYGHAQTLLKDVGDMVREGETVALVGQSGGQASSGLYFEMRHKGRAVNPEKWCKRI, encoded by the coding sequence ATGCATACATGTATTAATAGCGTTACTAAGCTAATTTTAATACTGACTTTTTTAGCGACTGCAACTGCAGTCGCTAATGAAGATCGTACCAAAAAAGATCTCAGCGAAGTACAAACGGCACTAAAGCAAAGCCAATCGGAATACAACGCGCAACGCAAAAAAATTGCCAAACTACAAAAAAATCTACAACAGCACGAACTCGACATAGCTAAAAACGCCAAAGCCTTAAATATGGCTGAGCAGTCGGTTAAAAAAACCGAACAACAGCAACAACTGCAACAACAAAAAGCCGATCAGCTTGAACAACAACATGCACAGTTTCAACACGCATTAGCTGCGCAACTTAAAAGTGCTTATATGGCCGGTGGCGACGATGACTATGCAAAAATGCTGCTCAACCAAGAAGACACAGCTAAGTTTGAGCGCACTCTAAGCTATTATAATTATTTAAATAAAGCCCGTATTGAACAACTCGAAGAGCTAAAAGCGCTGCAGTTACAAATAGCGCAAAACCAGGCTGAACTGGCTAAAACAAAGCAAAAACTAGTAAACCTGCATGATGAACAAAAAAGACGCCAAACCGCATTAGTTAGTGCTCAAAGCGAACGCCAAGCCAATTTAAAAAATTTACAGACACAGCTAAACAGCACCAAAAGTTCAATTAACTATTTAAAAGAAAACCAGCAAACGCTGATCACAACTATTGAAGAGCTAGAGAAAGAAAAAAATAAAAAAGTTGAATTACTCGGCCTCAATAACAGCAAAGGCAAGCTTAACTGGCCAAGCCGAGGTAAGTTAGAACACACTTTTGGACAACGAAAACACGGTGGTATTGACTGGAAAGGCGTATTAATTGGCGCAAAAGAAGGCAGCAATATTAACAGTGTTCATAACGGCCAAGTGGTATTTGCCGATTGGTTAAAGGGCTACGGATGGGTAATTGTAGTTGACCATGGTGAGGGCTTTATGAGTCTTTATGGCCATGCACAAACCTTATTGAAAGATGTTGGCGACATGGTAAGAGAAGGCGAAACTGTAGCGCTAGTTGGCCAAAGCGGCGGGCAGGCAAGTTCTGGTCTATACTTTGAAATGCGCCATAAAGGGCGTGCAGTAAATCCTGAAAAATGGTGCAAACGCATTTAG
- the trmL gene encoding tRNA (uridine(34)/cytosine(34)/5-carboxymethylaminomethyluridine(34)-2'-O)-methyltransferase TrmL, with the protein MLDIVLYQPEIPPNTGNIIRLCANTGYSLHLIEPLGFAWDDKRIKRAGLDYHEFSHVQRHASFEAYLEACKPKKIYACTTKGSQFHHQAQYEAGDCLVFGPETRGLPDELIQSLPNEQRVRIPMQANSRSMNLSNAVSVFVYESWRQLGFPGAK; encoded by the coding sequence ATGCTGGATATTGTTTTATACCAACCTGAAATCCCACCGAATACCGGTAATATTATTCGCTTATGTGCAAATACGGGCTATTCGCTACATTTAATTGAGCCACTTGGCTTTGCATGGGATGACAAACGAATAAAACGTGCCGGCCTTGATTATCATGAATTTAGCCATGTACAACGCCATGCTTCGTTTGAAGCTTACCTAGAAGCATGCAAGCCTAAAAAAATATACGCTTGCACCACTAAAGGCAGCCAATTTCATCATCAGGCACAATACGAGGCTGGCGACTGTTTAGTATTTGGCCCTGAAACGCGCGGCCTTCCGGATGAGCTAATTCAATCGCTTCCAAACGAGCAACGGGTGCGCATTCCAATGCAAGCCAATAGCCGCAGTATGAACTTATCTAACGCGGTTTCGGTGTTTGTGTATGAATCGTGGCGCCAGCTTGGGTTTCCGGGCGCAAAGTAA
- a CDS encoding rhodanese-like domain-containing protein: protein MDQYIEFITNHPILSAAWVGIVFLIVSGWIKSKLSAVRQINPQQLTLLINREDGQVIDMRAQKEFNTGHIAGAQHLSPENAKKSDFSSLEKYKSKPIILVCTTGMTASGTATAMHKAGFEQVSVLSGGMGAWQSASLPTTTGR, encoded by the coding sequence ATGGATCAATATATTGAATTTATCACCAATCACCCAATTTTAAGTGCAGCTTGGGTGGGTATTGTGTTTCTTATTGTTAGTGGTTGGATCAAAAGTAAACTCTCAGCAGTGCGCCAAATAAACCCTCAGCAGTTAACGCTGCTTATCAACCGTGAAGACGGTCAAGTTATTGATATGCGTGCGCAAAAAGAGTTTAACACCGGGCATATTGCCGGTGCTCAGCATTTAAGCCCTGAAAATGCGAAAAAATCTGACTTTTCAAGCCTTGAAAAGTATAAGAGCAAACCCATTATATTGGTATGTACTACAGGTATGACCGCTTCAGGAACTGCAACCGCTATGCATAAAGCGGGTTTTGAGCAGGTAAGTGTGTTATCTGGTGGTATGGGCGCGTGGCAATCTGCGAGCTTACCAACTACAACCGGTCGCTAA
- a CDS encoding divergent polysaccharide deacetylase family protein gives MKVIIGLILMLGFVSLNAKAKQIAIVIDDIGYHQRDLELLTLPGQVSYSILPHTPYAQAFATLASKTDKELLLHIPMQALNGKELGPGALTLNMNKEQIQQILGTALASLPQVKGVNNHMGSALTQQSQAMRWIMEVLKKRHLYFLDSRTTELSQAQNAANFLGVENIGRHIFLDNITTPEQLQLRLDELKQHATEHKFAIAIAHPYPETIAFLRHALPQLSKQGFELVPVSKLVERKYIQLAEKR, from the coding sequence ATGAAAGTAATAATAGGGCTGATATTGATGCTTGGTTTTGTGTCACTCAATGCTAAAGCCAAGCAAATAGCGATAGTAATAGACGACATAGGTTATCACCAGAGGGATTTAGAACTGTTAACTTTGCCCGGCCAAGTGTCGTATTCAATTTTGCCTCACACGCCTTATGCACAAGCTTTTGCCACTTTAGCCAGTAAAACAGATAAAGAGTTATTACTGCATATTCCCATGCAAGCACTTAACGGTAAGGAGCTTGGCCCAGGCGCACTTACGTTAAATATGAATAAAGAGCAGATACAGCAAATACTTGGCACTGCTTTGGCCAGTTTACCGCAAGTTAAAGGGGTTAATAATCACATGGGTTCGGCGCTCACCCAGCAAAGCCAAGCTATGCGGTGGATAATGGAAGTGCTTAAAAAGCGACATTTGTACTTTTTAGATAGCCGCACCACTGAATTAAGCCAGGCACAAAATGCCGCTAACTTTTTAGGTGTTGAAAATATTGGCCGTCATATTTTTTTAGATAACATAACCACGCCAGAACAGTTGCAACTGCGCCTAGATGAGCTAAAACAACACGCTACTGAGCATAAGTTTGCCATTGCAATTGCCCACCCCTACCCTGAAACAATCGCATTTTTACGCCACGCTTTACCACAGCTCAGCAAACAAGGTTTTGAATTAGTACCCGTATCTAAGCTGGTAGAGCGTAAATATATACAACTAGCAGAGAAGCGCTAA
- the gpsA gene encoding NAD(P)H-dependent glycerol-3-phosphate dehydrogenase, with product MSTATSAVTVLGAGSYGTALAICLARNGHQVTLWGRNSDDVATLAAERKNQRYLPDIPFPDTLTLEADLQRAAASNEIVLVVVPSHAFGDTLKQIKPALQQGAKVAWATKGLEPNTGRLLQEVAVQELGDAIPLAVLSGPTFAKEMAMGSPTAISVSSTSTEFAKQLADLLHCGRSFRVYNNDDFIGIQLGGAVKNVIAIGAGISDGVGFGANARTALITRGLAELTRLGCALGAKPETFMGMAGLGDLILTCTDNQSRNRRFGLALGKGESVEAAIESIGQVVEGFRNTKEVYLLAQRSGVEMPITEQIYKVLYENKDMKEAAMALLGREQRSE from the coding sequence ATGAGTACAGCAACTTCAGCTGTTACTGTATTAGGGGCGGGGTCTTATGGCACCGCCCTTGCTATTTGCTTAGCCCGAAATGGTCACCAAGTGACACTTTGGGGTCGCAATAGCGACGACGTTGCCACGCTTGCAGCTGAGCGAAAAAATCAACGTTACTTACCTGATATTCCTTTTCCCGACACTTTAACTCTTGAAGCCGACTTGCAACGTGCTGCTGCAAGTAATGAAATAGTGTTAGTGGTTGTGCCTAGCCATGCATTTGGCGACACCTTAAAGCAAATTAAACCAGCTTTACAGCAAGGCGCAAAAGTTGCGTGGGCAACGAAAGGGCTAGAGCCAAATACCGGGCGCTTATTACAAGAAGTTGCAGTGCAAGAGCTTGGTGATGCAATTCCATTAGCGGTGCTTTCGGGGCCAACATTTGCTAAAGAAATGGCCATGGGATCGCCTACTGCTATTTCGGTTTCATCCACCTCTACAGAATTTGCCAAGCAGTTAGCTGATTTACTGCATTGCGGTCGCTCATTTAGAGTGTACAACAATGATGATTTTATTGGCATACAGCTAGGTGGTGCGGTTAAAAACGTTATTGCTATTGGTGCAGGCATTTCCGATGGCGTAGGTTTTGGCGCTAATGCACGCACGGCACTAATTACTCGCGGCCTTGCTGAGCTAACACGCTTAGGTTGTGCTTTGGGCGCAAAACCCGAAACCTTTATGGGGATGGCAGGCCTTGGCGATTTAATTTTAACCTGCACAGATAACCAGTCACGTAATCGTCGTTTTGGTTTAGCGTTAGGTAAAGGCGAAAGCGTAGAGGCTGCAATAGAGTCTATAGGCCAAGTGGTCGAAGGCTTTAGAAACACCAAAGAAGTGTATTTATTAGCGCAGCGCAGCGGTGTAGAAATGCCAATCACCGAGCAAATTTATAAAGTGCTGTACGAAAATAAAGACATGAAAGAAGCGGCTATGGCCTTATTAGGCCGAGAGCAGCGCTCAGAATAA
- a CDS encoding class I SAM-dependent methyltransferase, with protein sequence MVIKCAFKECRPYLNELETRFGLAHWAEQSSGFSLHYDDTGLSLYKTDEPKLGAISVDFVTGAAAHRRKFGGGKGQAIAKAVGLNKGATPVVLDATAGLGRDGFVLASLGCKVILHERHPVVAALLYDGLQRAYNDIEIGPWMQQNMSLIFGSSHTLLAQCESMPDVVYLDPMFPHREKSALVKKEMRVFQDLVGADTDADDLLEFAYPLASKRVVVKRPDYAPFLNEKTPSMQIKTKKNRFDVYVKAAMVKA encoded by the coding sequence GTGGTTATTAAGTGTGCCTTTAAAGAGTGCCGTCCTTATTTAAATGAGTTAGAAACACGTTTTGGCTTAGCCCATTGGGCAGAGCAAAGCAGTGGTTTTAGCCTGCATTACGATGATACAGGCTTGAGCTTATATAAAACCGATGAGCCTAAACTGGGCGCAATAAGCGTTGACTTTGTTACGGGCGCTGCAGCGCACAGACGAAAGTTTGGCGGCGGTAAAGGCCAAGCAATTGCCAAAGCAGTAGGCTTAAATAAAGGGGCGACTCCGGTAGTTCTCGACGCCACTGCAGGGCTGGGGCGTGATGGTTTTGTGCTAGCGTCGCTTGGTTGTAAAGTTATATTGCACGAACGCCACCCCGTAGTTGCAGCACTTTTATACGATGGTCTGCAGCGCGCTTACAACGATATTGAAATTGGCCCGTGGATGCAGCAAAACATGAGCCTCATATTTGGCTCAAGTCATACCTTACTTGCTCAATGCGAAAGTATGCCAGACGTAGTTTACTTAGATCCTATGTTTCCGCACCGCGAAAAATCAGCCTTAGTTAAAAAAGAAATGCGCGTATTTCAAGACTTAGTAGGCGCCGACACCGACGCCGACGATTTACTCGAATTTGCTTATCCGCTTGCAAGTAAACGCGTGGTAGTAAAGCGCCCCGACTATGCCCCTTTTTTAAACGAAAAAACTCCCAGCATGCAAATAAAAACGAAAAAAAACCGCTTTGATGTATACGTAAAAGCTGCGATGGTAAAAGCTTAA
- the secB gene encoding protein-export chaperone SecB — translation MNEETQNAAAQQETGAQFTIQRIYTKDVSFETPNSPAIFQKEWTPEVKLDLDTRSNKLDEGVFEVVLALTVTASIGEETAFLCEIQQAGIFTIADVEETQLAHMLGAFCPNVLFPYAREAVSNLVNRGTFPQLNLAPVNFDALFAQYMQQRTAQAEQASVDA, via the coding sequence ATGAACGAAGAAACGCAAAACGCAGCAGCACAACAAGAAACTGGCGCACAATTTACTATTCAACGTATTTACACAAAAGACGTGTCGTTTGAAACGCCAAACTCTCCAGCTATTTTTCAAAAAGAATGGACACCAGAAGTTAAGTTAGACCTAGACACTCGCTCTAATAAGTTAGACGAAGGTGTATTTGAAGTGGTTTTAGCACTAACAGTGACTGCATCTATTGGCGAAGAAACGGCCTTTTTATGTGAAATTCAACAAGCAGGTATTTTTACTATTGCTGACGTTGAAGAAACACAACTTGCTCATATGCTTGGTGCATTTTGCCCTAACGTATTGTTTCCATATGCGCGTGAAGCAGTTTCTAACCTTGTTAACCGTGGTACTTTTCCACAGCTTAACCTTGCGCCAGTTAACTTTGACGCATTATTTGCACAATACATGCAACAACGCACAGCGCAAGCTGAGCAGGCATCAGTAGACGCATAA
- a CDS encoding cation diffusion facilitator family transporter has protein sequence MHNRSYEFWVKTSSLVTMVMVSLMIAAKTWAWLASGSASMLGSLTDSLMDITATAMSFLVLGYALRPADDDHRFGHGKAEALAGLGQAAFIAGSGCLLAFHSIERLFNPLELTHSLLGVWVSIFAIACTLVIVFVQNKVVKHTESIAIKADSVHYKGDLILNAAVLLAILLSYYGVLYADPIFAVGVAGYLLYNSWDIARDSADHLMDKELPDEEKQRILDVSKSHTDVRGVHGVRTRQGGKVKFIQLHLELDDHLSLIRAHNVADEVEAMITKEFESEVDILIHLDPLSSVELSDTEGAAVTEP, from the coding sequence GTGCATAATCGCAGTTACGAATTTTGGGTAAAAACCTCTAGTTTAGTCACTATGGTCATGGTGAGCTTAATGATTGCAGCTAAAACCTGGGCATGGCTTGCCTCGGGTTCAGCGTCAATGCTGGGCTCATTAACCGATTCACTCATGGATATTACCGCCACAGCTATGAGTTTTTTAGTATTAGGTTATGCGCTGCGCCCCGCCGATGACGACCACCGTTTTGGTCACGGCAAAGCCGAAGCGCTCGCTGGGCTAGGGCAGGCCGCATTTATTGCAGGTTCTGGCTGTTTATTAGCGTTTCATAGTATAGAGCGCTTGTTTAATCCTTTAGAGCTCACTCATTCATTGTTAGGTGTATGGGTAAGTATTTTTGCCATTGCCTGTACATTAGTGATTGTATTTGTACAAAATAAAGTAGTTAAACATACCGAATCTATTGCAATAAAGGCCGACTCAGTACATTACAAAGGCGATTTGATTTTAAATGCTGCGGTGCTACTGGCTATTTTACTCTCGTATTATGGTGTGTTGTACGCCGACCCTATTTTTGCAGTTGGCGTTGCCGGTTATCTACTTTATAACAGCTGGGATATAGCCCGAGATAGCGCAGATCACTTAATGGACAAAGAACTGCCAGATGAAGAAAAACAACGCATTTTAGATGTATCGAAAAGCCATACTGACGTACGCGGTGTACACGGCGTTCGTACCCGACAAGGTGGAAAAGTTAAGTTTATTCAACTGCATTTAGAGCTAGATGATCACCTAAGCTTAATTCGCGCGCACAACGTAGCCGATGAAGTAGAGGCAATGATCACTAAAGAATTTGAGTCAGAAGTTGATATTCTAATTCATCTAGATCCTTTGTCTTCTGTGGAACTGAGTGACACTGAGGGGGCAGCGGTAACTGAACCGTAA
- a CDS encoding S41 family peptidase, whose product MDKKSTLAKWFKNTGFTLSLSLYLLVLFIVISFSANVFSSSIKELKKQQITEILFNIHTYYVEDLALLNTTHTNYNNQQFAHLYAQLDPYSKYLDEHELNALFDNTNGRYTGLGIEVKKINNNVTIVNVVNNSPAKSAGIMAGDIIINVNNQTTQHSSVEHVAQLITASKLSNISLTIKRDNQPQPLNFNVSRRKIKLESVTSQGLDFGRGYLAINSFSNHTLHEVALQIAAMQNHFGHPLKGLVIDLRDNPGGTLTSAVAVSDLFLQSGTIVTTKGRYNEANKDFYAKHGDILKGAPIVVLINENSASAAEILAAALKDNNRAKVVGSQSFGKGSVQSLIPLGDGSTALKLTTAKYFTPLGKSIEGVGITPDVAINQTTLSQSDKAVIIKNQQAKGKQTQLASKVADLQLVKAKQLLNLQ is encoded by the coding sequence ATGGACAAAAAAAGCACCCTAGCAAAATGGTTTAAAAATACAGGCTTTACGCTTAGCTTGAGCCTGTATTTACTTGTTCTATTTATTGTTATTAGCTTTTCAGCAAATGTGTTTTCTAGTTCGATTAAAGAATTAAAAAAACAACAAATAACAGAAATCCTATTTAACATTCATACCTACTACGTTGAAGATCTTGCACTACTAAACACCACACATACTAACTATAACAACCAGCAATTTGCGCATTTATATGCCCAGCTCGATCCCTATTCTAAATACCTTGATGAACACGAATTAAATGCTTTATTTGATAACACTAATGGCCGCTATACCGGTTTAGGTATTGAGGTTAAAAAAATAAATAATAACGTGACCATTGTAAATGTAGTGAATAACTCACCTGCTAAAAGTGCTGGGATTATGGCCGGTGACATTATTATTAACGTTAATAATCAAACAACACAACACAGCTCCGTAGAGCATGTTGCTCAGCTAATAACAGCCAGCAAACTTAGTAATATTAGCTTAACCATTAAACGTGATAACCAACCGCAACCACTTAATTTTAATGTGAGCCGCCGTAAAATAAAACTCGAAAGCGTTACTAGTCAAGGTTTAGATTTTGGCCGCGGTTATTTAGCTATCAATAGTTTTTCTAACCACACTTTACATGAAGTTGCTTTGCAAATAGCGGCCATGCAAAATCACTTTGGGCACCCACTTAAAGGCCTTGTTATTGATTTACGTGACAATCCCGGCGGCACACTTACAAGCGCTGTTGCGGTGTCGGATCTGTTTTTACAAAGCGGCACGATTGTTACTACTAAAGGGCGCTATAACGAGGCAAATAAAGATTTTTATGCCAAACACGGAGACATTTTAAAAGGCGCTCCTATTGTAGTGCTTATTAACGAAAACTCGGCATCAGCAGCCGAAATATTAGCTGCTGCATTAAAAGATAATAACCGCGCCAAGGTTGTTGGCAGCCAATCTTTTGGTAAAGGCTCAGTGCAATCGCTTATTCCACTTGGTGATGGCAGCACTGCATTAAAGCTCACTACAGCTAAGTACTTCACTCCTTTGGGGAAATCAATCGAGGGTGTTGGTATTACGCCCGACGTGGCGATTAATCAAACAACCCTTTCACAAAGTGATAAAGCCGTTATAATCAAAAACCAGCAAGCTAAAGGTAAACAAACTCAACTAGCCAGCAAGGTAGCTGATTTACAATTAGTAAAAGCTAAACAGTTACTTAACCTGCAATAA